One region of Miscanthus floridulus cultivar M001 chromosome 19, ASM1932011v1, whole genome shotgun sequence genomic DNA includes:
- the LOC136528002 gene encoding small ribosomal subunit protein eS17x-like, whose translation MGRVRTKTVKKTSRQVIEKYYSRMTLDFHTNKKVLEEVSILPSKRLRNKVAGFTTHLMRRIQRGPVRGISLKLQEEERERRMDFVPEKSALEVEEIRVDKETMEMLAALGMADLPGVERQQEVSNAPAFGRPQYGGPRRDRV comes from the coding sequence ATGGGTCGCGTCCGCACCAAGACCGTGAAGAAGACCTCCAGGCAGGTGATCGAGAAGTACTACTCCCGGATGACCCTCGACTTCCACACCAACAAAAAGGTGCTGGAGGAGGTGTCGATCCTGCCCTCTAAGCGCCTCCGGAACAAGGTGGCGGGGTTCACCACCCACCTGATGCGCCGCATCCAGCGGGGCCCCGTCCGCGGCATCTCGCTCAAGCTGCAGGAGGAGGAGCGCGAGCGTCGCATGGACTTCGTCCCGGAGAAGTCGGCGCTCGAGGTCGAGGAGATCCGTGTCGACAAAGAGACCATGGAGATGCTCGCGGCCCTCGGCATGGCCGACCTCCCCGGCGTCGAGCGCCAGCAAGAGGTCTCCAACGCCCCCGCCTTCGGCCGCCCGCAGTACGGTGGTCCCCGCCGTGACCGCGTCTAG
- the LOC136529726 gene encoding uncharacterized protein, translated as MAATAPNIACFALLVSVMALQVPSCIDQRGTTSAGTTTTASPSAPPPLFDDSVLKAAILALAGMDAVLIAAAVIYTLQPPHAPRRRRVSELAFFLLCLQVGVLQFVLFVQQPAAAADHAARALGTSAARALPCVASVTFFLGITLVYAHVGNGGGGAVAGNGPVPAPATATIRLLADMTLGAALACLMSIILALLYINTK; from the coding sequence ATGGCGGCCACAGCTCCGAACATCGCCTGCTTCGCCCTGCTCGTGTCGGTCATGGCTCTCCAAGTTCCGTCCTGCATCGACCAGCGGGGTACTACTAGTGCGGGCACCACTACCACGGCATCCCCGTCCGCTCCGCCTCCCCTCTTCGACGACAGCGTTCTGAAGGCGGCCATCCTGGCGCTGGCCGGGATGGATGCCGTCCTCATCGCCGCGGCGGTCATCTACACTCTACAGCCGCCACACGCACCACGCCGTCGGCGCGTCTCGGAGCTCGCCTTCTTCTTGTTGTGCCTGCAGGTTGGCGTCCTCCAGTTCGTCCTGTTCGTCCAGCAGCCCGCAGCGGCAGCTGACCACGCAGCTCGTGCGCTCGGGACCAGTGCTGCCCGTGCTTTGCCCTGCGTTGCCTCCGTCACCTTCTTTCTGGGCATCACCCTCGTCTATGCGCACGTGGGCAACGGCGGCGGAGGTGCTGTCGCTGGCAACGGGCCTGTCCCGGCCCCCGCCACGGCCACCATCAGGCTCCTCGCCGATATGACGCTCGGGGCTGCATTAGCCTGCCTTATGAGCATCATCCTCGCCTTgctctacatcaacaccaa